Part of the Vigna unguiculata cultivar IT97K-499-35 chromosome 3, ASM411807v1, whole genome shotgun sequence genome, TACTTGAACTGTCCtgcataatttaatttcataagaaaTGTGTCACTATAATCATCATGTTTAGCATAATATTCTTGAAAAACCACGTCATAAGTGTTATTTTTCTACACAAAATTTAgagaataatagaaaaaaattctatGAAAtggataaattttaaatcacagagatggaagaaaaataaatgcatGTCGGAGGGACTATACACTTACCTATCCCAATGACCATCAACTTCGTAGAGAACTTTGAATGATGATGGGTCAAGGATCTTCCCTTTGACCAATTTGCGATTTCCCCCAAATCCTAAAAGCGAGTAGCTTGATGTGTATGATATTTCTGCAACAAGACCTGTCTCAGGGCACCGTATGTTAACATTGCCAACCCAGTCCATCCGAGGAACCGGAAGAATTCTAATTGAAAGGTGAGGACAATTCATTTCATATGTTTCCCCATGATTTAGGAGCTTCAGCTGCCGTTTACCATGCACTTCTGTTTCTATGGATGTGCCTGCATATTTAGTTTGAAATACTCTCATGAATTTACAGAACATGGCTGCTGAATAAGGAGCTAGCATTTACTACTTGAAATTTGACTTGAGACAGGTTCATTGTGGACCGATATAAGCAATGTTTTGCATGGATTCAACCATGGCATAAGTCAGAGGAACAACATGTAAAGATTCCACAACCAATTAGGAAGACTGCAAAATTGTACTAATAGCATCTGAATGAAATGCAGCACTTGATAGAATGCATGGTGGAACTACTTTTACCCCAAGCTATGTCATAAATAAAAGCATTCAGTTTTCACTTTGATATCTCATTTGTAGAAGGCAGGTAAATGGCATAATGCGAAAAATAGAAGAGTCTTAGTGACACACTCTTTAATATCCTCTTTCTAACACTCCCGGCCCTTTCATCAGTTAAAATTCATCAGAAATTACGGAATGATGAGAGTGACTCAacaaataataagtaaaattcccgcacatttattatttgtaataagtTCGGCTAGTTATGATAGAGTTTGAAAAATGTGCTAAGAGAGTACTGCAAACATATACTCCTTTGTTAGTTCTTTCTTATATCTCGTAATTGGTCTATGAATGAACCACAAAATTTGCTGCATGCCAAAAACTGAAAGCTACCACAACCATTGTAGAAGTTCACTGTCGAAACCTTAATTAAGAATTGGAGAAGAATGTATAGCAATGGTACATTTCAGTTTCTAAATTATGTGTCAGTGTGGATTTGAGTTACTAATGATCCTAGAAAAAGGTGAAAGATACCACGAAATCTTGGAATAGGTTGCTGCCACCATATCATTTCAATGTTTTCCTTCTCATCTGTTGCATGGAGAGCAGACACAGGAGGGTTGACCGAAACCTGTAGACAACAAGAAGATGATAAAGTTATTGTATTGTACCTAACACATTCAATGAAGAGAGAGTCCAAATTTGAGCATAATGTGACTGAAGTGGTAAGTACAAATTGAGAAGCAACTAGTACCTGTTCCAGTAGGACATTGAGATTGCCCTTAGAAACATGGTGCGTCTCTCCAAGAATAGGATTATAAGGAGCCACACCGAAATATGAAGGGCGTGTGGTAGATATGCTCCATGCTACCACAGATGTGAACCTGTCCACTGGACTCTTCTCAGTGTTGCATTTTCTCAGCAAGTTGGAAGATGTGCAATACACTGATTCACCATAGCATTGGAGTTGAGATTTTGGCAAATTAAACACAGGCGGCAGCTGTACACAACACAAAATGCTTCAATCTATTAGACACTCATCATTAATTTTTGCTAAAAAATTTAAGCTTTAAAATTGTATTCAGAATTTCGGTCTTTCTTATTACAGGACATTATAGGCAAATGTAATTAATCGATACAATCGAAGTTTTAATGTGTCTACATAGATTCATAGAATAGAATAGAATATGTAAATTTGGTAGGTCTAGATGAATCTGAAGGTTAGTGTAAGAGAGAACTTGCCTGGAGGTTTGTGAGATCTGATCCTGGCCGCACGTTCTTGAGTAAACTTAACAAGCGACGTAGGAGATTGGGGGCTCTATAAAACGGTTCTGCGTCAGATTCGCCTTCTATTGAGAAGGGTTTGGTCAAAACAATTTTCTTAGCTTGCTTCCATTTCGTAACATCCATTTCCCACCTAACCACGATCAAACATATTCTAGATTACCCTAAACATTTACCATTCTCtgtgtataaattaaattaaaaatacatttagaGTTATTTACAGTAacctttataattattaactacgatattaaattatttttaaaaactgatAATAAAAGAGAGTTTCTTGTAGCATTCATTTGTTGTCttttattctctttattttaaCTTCTTCATTTTAAAAAACCTATAACTTTAGTTCAattcttaattttgtatatgtttctttatttatttttatattttaattaacttctTTACAGAATATCAAATGaataacttgtttttttttttttttttctacttttgaaGTCCTTATGGAAAGTAGAAAACAGTACCAAAAATATTCTACGTGTGGGGAGAGAACGAATAccaaccttctttttttttttttgttcctaGTTTCGTTTTCACGTGCCTTAAGTTGACATGACAACCAACGCATAGAATATTATAATAGCACTATGTTGAGTGATTAAGCAAACTGTCTAATGTGATGTGCATTCATATGAATACCACTCATTTGGAATATTAAAACCACCCTTTCGAGGTGCCGGAAAACAGCCATAGGAAAACAACCTTATAAAGAATCGAAACTTATTTCAATCTAAAACAGTGGATGCTGTTGTTGCGATTAATTAGTATGATATGGATAGGGTGCACACAGAACAAACATGCTCGATCACACATGGAAACAGTTGAGAAACACAGGACATACCTTGCACGGCTGTGATTGAGTTgatcaagaagaagaagatgaagaagaagcagAGTTTGACATTAGATTGGAGAGAAGGGAGAAGTAAGATGTGAGAAAAACTACGTATGAACTCAAACTTTGGCGACTTTAAGGATTTGATTGAATATGGAAACAAACTTTGTTGTTTGGGCCACTCAAAatgatggaaaaatattgagtGTGTGTTATATGGGTTGGGTTTTCCCATTAAATTTTATCCATCTAAGAAAACCTAATACTGATCGGTTGCATTTGGATATTTGCATATATTTAGAAAGTGGGAGTTGGAAGAGAGATTGAACAGATAAATAATATTCTATCTCACTATCACACCAGTTGCAATCAAATTTCAcgaattcaaaattttaaatggaaattATTGTTAAAACATTGATAGTTCTGTACGATCTCATTATtgtgataaattgataattatatCCATTATATcatatgaaatttataaaaaaaaaatatataaaactttataaattgcaCTTCATACTTAATGAGCCATTTAGTTTCTATTAACAACAGTACTCCTctttaataaagaataattacaAATTTCGTATTATCTTCCGTTTTCTCCAATATACCCTCCTACAtcctttaaaagaaaaaaatcaaatataaaaaataaatgcatcttaaaatagtgaaagtaggataattattaaaataccttTGGAGAATTAagaattattattgtaattaaatgCCTGTTCAGAAATCTTATCACATAAAAACTTGTCACGAGcatgaaatttatttatccatgttttaaatagaatactttaattatttatccaAATATTCCTTAAACAGATAAACACATACATTTGCTTGAAGAGTTGGAGTTGCTACTATATTGTGTCACTGATTAAGCCACTCAAAGTCTATCATTAAAAACATGTCTTATGAATTATGATTCTATGATTCAACGAccttaaattgttattttctgCAATCCAATTAACTCTAAAAGATTGCCGCACGTCACATACACACCTAGAA contains:
- the LOC114175617 gene encoding oxysterol-binding protein-related protein 4C-like codes for the protein MDVTKWKQAKKIVLTKPFSIEGESDAEPFYRAPNLLRRLLSLLKNVRPGSDLTNLQLPPVFNLPKSQLQCYGESVYCTSSNLLRKCNTEKSPVDRFTSVVAWSISTTRPSYFGVAPYNPILGETHHVSKGNLNVLLEQVSVNPPVSALHATDEKENIEMIWWQQPIPRFRGTSIETEVHGKRQLKLLNHGETYEMNCPHLSIRILPVPRMDWVGNVNIRCPETGLVAEISYTSSYSLLGFGGNRKLVKGKILDPSSFKVLYEVDGHWDRTVQVKDTNSGEVRVIYDAKEVISGLKTPIVKDAESVWTSESAVVWGELSEAIMRNEWEKARAEKEGVEERERKMVRERGVKGESWVPKNFRVSYSKDTGEWNCSPIHKWVPAAPIIAP